A genomic stretch from Candidatus Methylomirabilota bacterium includes:
- a CDS encoding 4a-hydroxytetrahydrobiopterin dehydratase: MPLLDDAAIEKGLKRLPGWERRGNEIVKTFVRKDFVGAISFVRQVADAAETAGRHPDIDIRWNKVTLTLSTHAEGGLTESDFELAARIDELGQPTPPFEPH; the protein is encoded by the coding sequence ATGCCACTGCTGGACGACGCCGCTATCGAGAAGGGCCTGAAGCGCCTGCCCGGCTGGGAGCGGCGCGGCAACGAGATCGTCAAGACCTTCGTGCGCAAGGACTTCGTGGGCGCGATCTCCTTCGTGCGCCAGGTCGCCGACGCGGCCGAGACGGCCGGCCGCCACCCCGACATCGACATCCGCTGGAACAAGGTCACCCTGACGCTCTCCACCCATGCAGAGGGCGGGCTCACCGAGAGCGACTTCGAGCTCGCCGCACGCATCGACGAGCTCGGCCAGCCCACCCCGCCGTTCGAGCCGCACTAG